Proteins from a single region of Catenulispora acidiphila DSM 44928:
- a CDS encoding nucleotide sugar dehydrogenase, translating into MSESSIGVFERDVVVIGGGGHVGLPLAIALADGGSRVTVYDVSARAVELVNSATLPFDEPGAAPVLERVVASGALVASTDPAVVGTAENVIVVIGTPVDEHLNPDQTAIPRALQTCAPYLRDGQLMVLRSTVYPGVTELVERMIARLGVDVDVAFCPERIAEGKAMTELFELPQIVSGRTEAAQSRAAALFSRLTDTIVPLSPEEAELAKLFTNTWRYIKFAAVNQFYMMANDRGLDFERIRAGLSQDYPRAADMPGAGFAAGPCLFKDTMQLAAFHNNNFTLGYAAMTTNEGLPLYVVDRLDAQYDLKNMTVGILGMAFKGGSDDIRSSLSYKLKRILKFKASEVLCTDPLVTVDPSLVPLDKVLAEADLLIIGAPHQEYRDLKTDLPVADIWNSLGDGVRI; encoded by the coding sequence ATGTCCGAATCGTCCATAGGCGTGTTCGAACGCGATGTCGTGGTGATTGGCGGGGGCGGTCATGTGGGACTGCCGCTGGCGATCGCTCTGGCGGACGGTGGTTCGCGGGTCACGGTGTACGACGTGTCCGCGCGGGCGGTGGAGCTGGTGAACTCCGCGACACTGCCGTTCGACGAGCCGGGTGCCGCGCCGGTGCTGGAGCGGGTGGTGGCCTCCGGAGCCCTGGTCGCCTCGACGGACCCGGCCGTGGTGGGCACCGCGGAGAACGTCATCGTGGTCATCGGGACGCCGGTGGACGAGCACCTGAATCCCGACCAGACCGCGATACCGCGGGCATTGCAGACCTGTGCGCCGTATCTGCGCGACGGGCAGCTGATGGTGCTGCGCTCCACGGTGTATCCGGGGGTGACCGAGCTCGTCGAACGGATGATCGCGCGGCTGGGCGTGGACGTGGATGTGGCGTTCTGCCCGGAGCGGATCGCCGAGGGCAAGGCGATGACCGAGCTGTTCGAGCTGCCGCAGATCGTGTCCGGGCGGACCGAGGCGGCGCAGAGCCGGGCGGCGGCGTTGTTCTCCCGGCTGACGGACACGATCGTGCCGCTGTCGCCGGAGGAGGCGGAGCTGGCCAAGCTGTTCACGAACACCTGGCGGTACATCAAGTTCGCCGCGGTCAACCAGTTCTACATGATGGCCAACGACCGGGGTCTGGACTTCGAGCGGATCCGTGCCGGCCTGTCGCAGGACTACCCGCGGGCCGCGGACATGCCCGGCGCGGGCTTCGCCGCCGGGCCGTGTCTGTTCAAGGACACCATGCAGCTCGCGGCGTTCCACAACAACAACTTCACCCTGGGTTATGCGGCGATGACCACCAATGAGGGGCTGCCCCTGTATGTGGTGGACCGGCTGGACGCGCAGTACGACCTGAAGAACATGACCGTGGGCATCTTGGGGATGGCGTTCAAGGGCGGCAGTGACGACATCCGCTCGTCGCTGTCGTACAAGCTCAAGCGGATCCTGAAGTTCAAGGCCTCCGAGGTGCTGTGCACCGACCCGCTGGTGACCGTCGACCCGTCGCTGGTGCCGCTGGACAAGGTGCTGGCCGAGGCGGACCTGCTGATCATCGGTGCGCCGCATCAGGAGTACCGGGACCTGAAGACCGACCTGCCGGTCGCCGACATCTGGAACAGCCTCGGCGACGGGGTACGAATATGA